A DNA window from Vagococcus penaei contains the following coding sequences:
- a CDS encoding oxalate decarboxylase family bicupin, translating to MLKNKLEPYRKKDGKGWIDHGPRNRQRDQENPDILVPPETDHGTVENLRFSYSDAHQRLEEGGWTREITNRELPASKDVAGVNMSLEPGAYREMHWHKEAEWGLMLYGNARVTAIDESGRSFIDDVVAGDLWNFEAGIPHSIQALDQGCEFLLVFSEADFSENNTFLLSDWLLHTPLDVVAANFKQTEENLSSLPKAEKYIFKGQVPGPITEVNRSSSQGSVPSPFTYHISRSEVIQSEAGNVRIIDQKVFPTAETISAAFVEVEPGGMRELHWHPKAAEWQYYLQGKARMTVFNSSGLARTFNYQAGDVGIVPIVAGHYIQNIGDEPLRFVEIFKQPVYSDISLNKWLGTSPIQMVADHLNISKEIVESLPNPDKPQPVIWYKRP from the coding sequence ATGCTAAAGAATAAATTGGAACCTTATAGAAAAAAAGATGGCAAGGGTTGGATTGATCATGGTCCCAGAAATCGACAACGTGACCAAGAAAATCCTGATATTTTAGTGCCACCTGAAACAGATCATGGGACGGTAGAAAATCTACGCTTTAGTTATTCAGACGCTCATCAACGGCTAGAAGAAGGTGGTTGGACGCGCGAGATAACGAATCGTGAGTTACCTGCGTCAAAAGATGTAGCTGGTGTAAATATGAGTTTGGAACCTGGGGCTTATCGGGAAATGCATTGGCATAAGGAAGCTGAGTGGGGGTTAATGCTTTATGGCAACGCTCGTGTGACAGCAATTGATGAATCGGGTCGAAGTTTTATTGATGATGTGGTTGCTGGAGATTTATGGAACTTTGAGGCTGGTATTCCGCATTCAATTCAAGCTCTAGACCAAGGCTGTGAATTTTTATTAGTGTTTAGTGAAGCAGATTTTTCAGAAAATAATACATTTCTTTTATCGGATTGGTTACTGCATACACCATTAGATGTTGTCGCTGCTAATTTTAAACAAACAGAAGAAAACTTATCTTCGCTACCGAAAGCTGAAAAATATATTTTTAAGGGACAAGTACCGGGACCAATTACTGAAGTTAATCGCTCTAGCAGTCAAGGATCAGTACCATCTCCATTTACTTATCATATAAGTCGGTCTGAAGTCATTCAGTCAGAGGCTGGTAATGTCCGGATTATTGATCAAAAAGTTTTTCCAACAGCAGAAACAATTTCAGCTGCATTTGTCGAGGTAGAGCCAGGAGGTATGCGTGAACTACATTGGCACCCAAAAGCTGCTGAGTGGCAGTACTATCTGCAAGGTAAGGCGAGAATGACGGTCTTTAATTCATCTGGGTTAGCACGCACATTTAATTATCAAGCAGGAGATGTGGGTATAGTTCCAATTGTTGCTGGTCATTATATCCAAAATATTGGAGATGAACCACTACGGTTTGTCGAAATTTTTAAACAGCCAGTTTATTCAGATATTTCGTTGAATAAATGGTTAGGAACATCGCCAATTCAAATGGTTGCTGACCATCTCAATATATCCAAGGAAATAGTTGAATCATTACCGAATCCTGATAAACCTCAACCAGTTATTTGGTATAAGCGACCTTAA
- the mnmG gene encoding tRNA uridine-5-carboxymethylaminomethyl(34) synthesis enzyme MnmG — protein sequence MTQENTYDVIVVGGGHAGSEASLAAARMGMKTLLITLNLDMIGFMPCNPSLGGPAKGVVVREIDALGGEMGRNIDKTYVQMRMLNTGKGPAVRALRAQADKHQYHSAMKHALELEDNLTVKQGIVERLIVKDGACQGVVVSTGTEYYSQAVIITAGTALRGEIIIGELKYSSGPNNSLPAIGLADHLKELGLEIERFKTGTPPRVKSSTIDYSVTEEQPGDETPNHFSFSTPDSMYLTDQLSCWLTYTNLETHEIIRRNLHRAPMFTGIVEGVGARYCPSIEDKVVRFSDKPRHQIFLEPEGRNNEEVYVQGLSTSLPEDVQNEMVRSVEGLENAEIMRSGYAIEYDIVVPHQLRPTLETMKIAGLYTAGQTNGTSGYEEAACQGLMAGINAALKIQGKDPLILKRSDAYIGVLIDDLVTKGTTEPYRLLTSRAEYRLLLRHDNADLRLTDIGHEVGLVTDQSYQTFLEKKELIQSELARLEKLRLRPTAELQAFLVSKNSAELRDGILASELLRRPELKYLDLLPFLECEQELPRYVIEQVEIQIKYAGYIKKAEDKVAKLKRMEAKKIPDNIDYHAINSLATEAVQKLEKIRPETIAQASRISGVNPSDISILMVYIEQGKIAKRDEEKA from the coding sequence ATGACGCAAGAAAATACATATGATGTGATTGTTGTTGGTGGTGGTCATGCAGGTTCTGAAGCAAGTCTTGCAGCGGCACGTATGGGTATGAAAACCTTACTGATTACATTAAATTTAGATATGATTGGTTTTATGCCTTGTAATCCATCTCTAGGTGGTCCGGCAAAAGGTGTAGTCGTCCGTGAAATTGACGCTCTTGGTGGCGAAATGGGACGTAATATTGATAAGACATATGTCCAAATGCGGATGCTAAATACTGGTAAAGGACCTGCTGTGAGAGCCTTACGTGCCCAAGCCGACAAACACCAATACCATAGCGCAATGAAGCATGCATTAGAATTAGAAGATAATTTAACTGTCAAACAAGGTATTGTTGAACGATTGATTGTTAAAGACGGTGCATGTCAAGGTGTGGTTGTCAGTACTGGGACAGAGTATTACAGTCAAGCCGTTATTATTACCGCTGGAACAGCGTTACGTGGAGAAATTATTATTGGGGAATTAAAGTATTCATCAGGTCCTAATAATTCATTACCAGCGATTGGGCTAGCCGATCATTTAAAAGAGTTAGGATTAGAAATCGAACGCTTTAAAACAGGTACACCACCACGAGTGAAATCAAGTACCATCGACTATTCTGTGACTGAAGAACAACCTGGCGATGAGACACCAAATCACTTTAGCTTTAGTACACCAGATTCGATGTATCTAACCGACCAATTATCTTGTTGGCTAACTTACACGAATTTAGAGACCCATGAAATTATTCGTCGAAATTTACATCGTGCACCGATGTTTACAGGGATTGTTGAAGGGGTCGGGGCTCGTTATTGTCCATCAATTGAGGATAAGGTCGTTCGTTTTAGTGACAAGCCGCGCCACCAAATTTTCTTAGAACCAGAAGGCCGTAATAATGAAGAGGTTTACGTACAGGGTCTATCGACGTCTTTACCTGAAGATGTTCAAAACGAGATGGTACGGAGTGTTGAAGGATTAGAGAATGCTGAAATTATGCGTAGTGGTTATGCAATTGAGTATGATATTGTGGTTCCACATCAATTACGTCCAACATTAGAAACGATGAAAATTGCTGGTTTATACACTGCAGGTCAAACAAATGGGACATCTGGTTATGAAGAAGCTGCTTGTCAAGGTTTAATGGCTGGTATTAATGCGGCATTAAAAATTCAAGGTAAAGACCCATTGATTTTAAAACGCAGTGATGCGTATATTGGGGTCTTAATTGATGACTTGGTTACAAAAGGGACAACTGAGCCCTATCGGCTATTAACTTCACGTGCTGAATATCGTTTACTCTTGCGTCATGACAATGCGGACTTGCGTTTAACGGATATTGGCCATGAGGTTGGTTTAGTAACTGATCAATCCTACCAAACCTTTTTAGAAAAAAAAGAACTAATTCAATCTGAATTAGCCCGACTAGAGAAATTACGCTTACGCCCAACAGCTGAGTTGCAAGCCTTCTTAGTCTCTAAAAATTCAGCTGAGTTACGAGATGGTATTTTAGCAAGTGAACTTTTAAGACGTCCAGAATTGAAGTATCTTGATTTGTTACCATTCTTAGAGTGTGAACAAGAATTACCAAGATATGTTATTGAACAGGTTGAAATTCAAATTAAGTATGCTGGTTATATTAAAAAAGCAGAAGACAAAGTGGCAAAATTAAAACGTATGGAAGCTAAAAAAATTCCAGATAATATTGATTACCATGCGATTAATAGTTTAGCTACAGAAGCTGTCCAAAAATTAGAAAAAATTCGTCCTGAAACGATTGCTCAAGCCAGTCGGATAAGTGGTGTGAATCCGTCAGATATTAGTATTTTAATGGTCTATATCGAACAAGGAAAAATAGCGAAAAGAGATGAGGAAAAGGCTTAG
- the mnmE gene encoding tRNA uridine-5-carboxymethylaminomethyl(34) synthesis GTPase MnmE has protein sequence MNITKEFDTIAAISTPPGEGAISIVRLSGSEAIQIAAQVSNYQKKSLVDVPSHTIHYGHVKDPKTNQVLDEVMFSVMREPKTFTKEDIVEINCHGGMVVANQILQLLLRQGARLAEPGEFTKRAFLNGRMDLSQAEAVMDLIQAKTDESMALAVKQLDGRLSQLIRDLRQTILDGLAQVEVNIDYPEYDDVEELTSQVLHDRAEEVSERITHLLQTATQGKILREGLSTAIIGRPNVGKSSLLNYLLREDKAIVTEIAGTTRDVIEEYVNVRGVPLKLVDTAGIRETEDIVEKIGVERSRQALQDADLILLVLNQSESLTEMDQELLRLTEGMHRIILLNKMDLPSQLNREDLAQFVADDEILSISVMSSQGIDQLEQTIKDTFFAASSDGRDATYISNTRHVALLEQAQEALQEVLSALDMGMPVDLVQIDMTRAWDLLGEIIGESVQDELITQLFSQFCLGK, from the coding sequence ATGAACATCACCAAAGAATTTGATACGATTGCTGCGATTTCGACACCACCTGGTGAGGGAGCTATCAGTATTGTCCGTTTATCTGGATCTGAGGCTATTCAAATTGCCGCTCAAGTGAGTAATTATCAAAAAAAATCACTAGTCGATGTTCCAAGTCACACGATTCACTATGGTCACGTTAAAGATCCTAAAACTAATCAAGTACTAGATGAGGTTATGTTTTCGGTTATGCGTGAGCCTAAAACTTTCACCAAAGAAGATATCGTTGAAATTAACTGTCATGGTGGAATGGTCGTTGCGAATCAAATTTTACAATTACTATTGCGTCAGGGTGCACGATTAGCTGAACCAGGTGAATTTACTAAAAGAGCCTTTTTAAATGGTCGAATGGACCTATCACAAGCTGAAGCTGTAATGGATTTAATTCAAGCGAAAACGGATGAATCGATGGCATTGGCAGTTAAACAATTAGATGGTCGTTTATCACAGCTAATTAGAGACTTAAGACAAACAATCTTAGATGGCTTAGCACAAGTGGAAGTGAACATTGATTACCCAGAATATGATGATGTTGAAGAACTGACGTCCCAAGTCTTACACGACCGTGCCGAAGAGGTGAGTGAACGTATTACTCATTTACTACAAACCGCAACACAAGGAAAAATTTTACGTGAAGGTCTATCAACCGCAATTATTGGTCGCCCAAATGTTGGTAAATCAAGCTTATTAAATTACTTATTGCGTGAAGATAAAGCGATTGTTACGGAAATTGCTGGTACGACTCGAGATGTGATTGAGGAGTATGTCAATGTACGTGGGGTACCATTAAAATTAGTTGATACAGCTGGTATTCGTGAAACAGAAGACATCGTGGAAAAAATCGGAGTAGAACGTAGTCGTCAAGCTTTGCAAGACGCCGATTTAATTCTATTAGTATTAAATCAAAGCGAAAGTTTAACAGAGATGGACCAAGAATTATTGCGATTAACAGAAGGCATGCACCGGATTATTTTATTGAATAAAATGGATTTACCTTCACAGTTAAATCGTGAAGACTTAGCCCAGTTTGTTGCTGATGATGAGATTCTATCTATCTCTGTCATGTCAAGTCAAGGTATTGATCAACTTGAACAAACGATTAAAGATACCTTCTTTGCAGCCTCGAGTGATGGACGTGATGCAACCTATATTTCAAATACACGTCATGTGGCGCTCCTAGAACAAGCTCAGGAAGCCTTACAAGAGGTTTTATCAGCACTGGATATGGGAATGCCTGTCGACTTAGTTCAAATTGATATGACGCGTGCTTGGGACTTATTAGGTGAGATTATTGGTGAAAGTGTCCAAGATGAATTAATTACACAATTATTTAGTCAATTCTGTTTAGGAAAATAA
- the jag gene encoding RNA-binding cell elongation regulator Jag/EloR, whose protein sequence is MPKFTGDTVEQAIESGLRALKVKRSDVSVDILTEGKKGFLGIGKKLAEVSLQVNESVVEMPKEPLEKEGTAVVVDDTAMTLTSTNVTETTHEQITEDLVSDSQTHELVNLTDDDAITEIAIFLTDITSAMDAPAVVEIEQHNSHLIFHLETDKKGLLIGKHGKVLNAIQYLVQVHMHRIAKNRLTVTVNVGDYRERREAILERLAKRTAHEVRETGQPVFLEPMPAFERKMVHHLLSKDTDLRTHSEGKEPHRYLVVELDQ, encoded by the coding sequence ATGCCAAAATTTACAGGCGACACAGTAGAGCAAGCAATTGAATCAGGTTTGAGAGCATTAAAGGTCAAGCGTTCAGATGTATCAGTGGATATTTTAACTGAAGGAAAAAAAGGTTTTCTAGGAATTGGTAAGAAACTAGCTGAGGTATCTTTGCAGGTGAATGAGTCAGTAGTTGAAATGCCGAAGGAACCACTAGAAAAAGAGGGTACAGCTGTAGTGGTAGATGATACTGCAATGACACTAACATCTACCAATGTGACGGAAACAACGCATGAACAGATTACTGAAGACCTTGTGTCTGATAGTCAAACCCACGAGTTAGTTAATTTAACCGATGATGATGCGATAACAGAGATTGCCATTTTCTTGACTGATATTACATCAGCTATGGATGCTCCAGCTGTCGTCGAGATTGAGCAACACAACTCCCATCTTATTTTCCATTTAGAAACAGATAAAAAAGGTTTGTTGATTGGCAAGCATGGTAAGGTTCTAAATGCCATTCAATATTTAGTGCAAGTTCATATGCATCGAATTGCTAAAAACCGTTTAACGGTAACAGTAAATGTCGGTGATTATCGTGAACGTCGCGAAGCTATTTTGGAACGCTTAGCCAAACGGACAGCTCATGAGGTACGAGAAACAGGACAACCAGTTTTCTTAGAACCAATGCCTGCCTTTGAACGTAAAATGGTCCATCATTTATTATCAAAAGATACAGATTTGAGGACTCATTCTGAAGGCAAAGAGCCACATCGTTATTTAGTCGTTGAATTAGATCAATAA
- a CDS encoding YidC/Oxa1 family membrane protein insertase codes for MLALVVVLTGCGTSEVSQSSSGVWDRYIVYYFGQAIEALSFGNPGIGIILFTIIIRIILMPLMHYQTKSMRKTQELQPKLKALQEKYASKDPDTVRKLQEEQQRLYSEHNVNPLSGCLPLVIQLPIMMALWQSISRIPSLTTGTFLWVELGKPDPYYILPILAAIFTFISTKLNAMGQPDTQGAMKAMTYLMPVLILFMGWQLASGLSLYWVVSNAFQVGQTLLINNPFKLRQEREKEAQRLRDIERALRKANMPKKKRK; via the coding sequence ATGTTAGCATTAGTTGTTGTTTTAACTGGCTGTGGTACGAGTGAAGTAAGTCAGAGCAGTTCGGGCGTGTGGGATCGTTATATCGTTTATTATTTTGGTCAAGCAATTGAAGCTTTATCATTTGGCAATCCGGGAATTGGGATTATTCTATTTACTATTATCATTCGGATTATTTTAATGCCTTTGATGCATTATCAAACCAAAAGTATGCGAAAAACCCAAGAGTTACAACCAAAATTAAAAGCATTACAAGAAAAATATGCATCAAAAGATCCAGATACGGTAAGAAAGTTACAAGAAGAACAACAGCGCTTATATAGTGAACACAATGTTAATCCGTTATCAGGTTGTTTACCATTAGTAATTCAGTTACCAATTATGATGGCACTATGGCAATCAATTTCTCGGATTCCATCATTAACGACTGGAACGTTCTTATGGGTTGAGTTAGGAAAACCAGATCCATATTACATCTTGCCTATTTTAGCAGCAATTTTCACATTTATTAGTACGAAGTTAAATGCTATGGGACAGCCAGATACACAAGGCGCAATGAAAGCTATGACGTATTTAATGCCTGTCTTAATTCTATTTATGGGTTGGCAATTAGCTAGTGGGCTATCACTTTACTGGGTAGTATCAAATGCTTTCCAAGTAGGTCAAACATTACTAATTAATAATCCATTTAAATTACGCCAAGAACGTGAAAAAGAAGCACAACGCTTACGTGATATTGAGCGTGCATTACGCAAAGCAAATATGCCTAAAAAGAAACGGAAATAA